In bacterium, the following are encoded in one genomic region:
- a CDS encoding class I SAM-dependent methyltransferase, giving the protein MEQRMDLIAYRNKEIEKKRTDDLMALIPGDSRKTALDIGAWDGWFSLLLAERFERVTALDLEKPSIAHPKIQCVKGDATNLAFDNDEFDLVFCAEVLEHIPSNHLQKVCSELERVTKKYILIGVPFKQDIRVGRTKCHTCGKRNPSYGHINSFDEHRLKKLFPLCEVKKISFVGLNNKCTNLLSMLLLDLAGNPYGSYQDDEWCLHCGARLKRPLQRNILQKVLTRMAVYIQNIQQYFHRPQPNWIHILFEKRKV; this is encoded by the coding sequence GTGGAACAAAGAATGGATTTAATCGCTTACCGAAATAAAGAAATTGAAAAAAAAAGAACTGATGATTTAATGGCACTCATTCCAGGTGATTCCAGAAAGACTGCTCTGGATATTGGGGCATGGGATGGTTGGTTTTCCCTGTTGCTTGCTGAGAGATTCGAGCGAGTAACCGCACTTGATTTAGAAAAACCGTCTATTGCTCATCCAAAAATTCAATGTGTTAAAGGAGATGCGACTAATTTAGCTTTTGATAACGATGAATTTGATTTGGTATTTTGTGCAGAAGTTCTTGAACATATTCCATCTAATCATCTGCAAAAAGTTTGTTCCGAGTTAGAACGTGTTACGAAGAAATATATTCTTATTGGCGTTCCTTTCAAGCAAGATATCAGAGTAGGTCGAACAAAATGCCACACCTGTGGAAAAAGGAATCCTTCATATGGACATATTAATAGTTTTGATGAGCACAGATTAAAAAAATTGTTTCCTTTATGCGAGGTAAAGAAGATATCGTTTGTAGGACTAAACAATAAATGCACTAACTTATTGTCAATGTTGCTTCTGGACCTGGCAGGAAACCCATATGGCTCTTATCAAGATGATGAATGGTGTCTTCATTGTGGAGCCAGGCTAAAAAGGCCACTCCAAAGAAATATTTTGCAGAAAGTTTTAACAAGAATGGCAGTTTATATCCAAAATATACAACAATATTTCCACCGCCCACAGCCGAATTGGATTCATATCCTTTTTGAGAAGCGGAAGGTATAA